tgtgagaccttgtcgaaagccttccgaaagtctaaataaaccacatctaccGGTTCTCCCTGCTCaaccctactagttacatcttcaccTGAGTTGcatatcatccacaaacattcgaaTGTGCAACGAATTAGATACTTTGTCAAAGGGCCACGATGGCCTCTGTACGAAGggcgtttcccccccccctttctccaccTCTACTGCCCGGCCTGTCGAACCCAATCCTACTTCTAAAGGCCCCGACCGCCCGGTGGCTTCTTCTTTCTTTTCGGCCCAGCCCCTGGACCCTTTCCCGACGAGCGCACCCGctcgagcgcccccccccccaccggcccgcGCAACACCCGGCGCTTATTGCCTTACAAGAGCCCAAAGCTAGATGGGAAACCCAAGGCACATGATTTTATTTTTCAAGTCAAAGCATTCGTCGCAAGGTCACCAAGGTCGAGGGAAGTGCCGGGCGGGCGCGCCAGGCGGGCGAGGTTTCGTGGCTGTGAGGTGGGGAGGTGAGGCAGGGTGAAATGGCAGAGATGGTgaaggggagatggtgggtgggcgtgggaggaggggtgagatGAGTCACCCACACTCGGTCcagtttttggggaggggggggggtttgcggagaAGGCTCTCGTCGGGGGAATTATGGGCTTCTGGAGTTTGACCTGGTCTCTAATTGCCTTggccccctgctctctctctgcccctccttTGGTGGCTGGAGGCTACTCTCTCTTGACTGATCTTCAACTACCATTTGCCAGTCTGCAATAAACTCCATTTTAGTTTAGCTTCTCAatttacttttggtatttgcgtcTTTCgaggggctgtggggttgggtgtgggggtgggctataccggcaggggaaagggggggggggtcaaggagcAACTGGGGTAAAGGGTTCAGGTCCTGTCCAGGGCTCACACCCAATCAATGCAGATAAGGGTGGTGGTCGCAGGTTCTTGGGGTGCTGGAGGGCTCTCTGGAATTGGGGGTAGGGGCTTCATACTGTCGGGAGGCTGGGTCTGTTTCCGTCTTGGTTGGGGATTGAGGAGGAAGGATATGGGGAGGTACATGTTTGGTGGGAAAGGAGGAAGCGCTCTGGATTTGTGGAATCTGGATTAAGGTTCTGATTCCTGGGGTTCAAGCGCAGACCCTAGACGTACGGGATCAGTTGCCCCCCCTGGACTGGGCCACTCAGACCTTTGGGGTCCAGTTCCTCTCCGGATCGAGAACCTTGGCGTTCCGTCGCTCCCGGCGGAGTGACGGACCCGGAATGTCGGAGTTCAGCTTCCCCCGTCGGATTGATGGACTCGGATTTTGGGGCCCCCGCTGCTTCCTGCGCAGTGGCGGATCCCAATTCCGGGGGTCCCGTTTCCTGAGGTGAGGCGGCTCCCCCTTCAGGGTCGCCGTCCGAGTCTTGCGGTTCGGGGGCCTCCATGAGAGGGGGGAGTTCAAGGATCAGGGTTTCCTCTGCTCCGACGGGAGTGACGGCCACGGAGGCTGGGGGGTCAGATTCAGCCGATTCCGAATCATCCGGCTCGTAAATCTCAAGTTCCGATTCCCGAGGTCCGTATTCCTCATCGTCCGACCCTTGGACGTCGGTCTCCTCGTTTTCCGAATCCCGGGGTTCGGATTCCTCGAGTTCCGAATCTTGGGGTTGCGTCCCTTGGGATTCCGTGTCCTGCCGTTCCGAATCCTGGCCCTCTGATTCCTGGGATCCTGAATCCTTGAGTGCAGATTCCTGGAATTCAGTTATTCCAGACTCCTGGCCTTCCGATTTTCGAGGCTCTGATGTTTTGGATTCAGACAATTGGGATGCAGATTCCTGGAGTTCAGATTCTTTGGGATTAGATTCCTTGGACTCTGAATCCTTCAGCGCAGATTCCTGGGTTTCCGATTTTTGGGATTCAGTTCCCTGGGGACCTGATTCCTGCAGTTCAGATTCCTTGAGTTTGGATTGCACACTTGCAGATGCCTGGGATTCCGATTCCTGGATTTCAGATTCTTTGGGATCAGCGTTCTTATACCCGGAATCCTGGAATTCCTGGAATTCAAACTCCTTAAATTCGATTTTTTGGGATTCAGGTCTCGGGGGTCTGCATTCCCAGAATTGATATAGCCAGGGAGAAAACTCCTGGGGTGGAAATTCCCGGAAATCAGATTCCTGGGGTTCAGGTTGCTCAGTTGCAGGTTCCTGGGATTCATGTTCCTGGAGTTCCGATTCCCTGGACGCAAATTCCCGGAATTCAAATTGCCGGGGTGACAATTCCTTGGGTTCAGACACCTGGGGTTCAAAATGTTGGGGTACAGTTGCTTCCTGCGGAGTGACGGACTCAGATTTTGGGGGTTCAGTTGCTTCCTGCGGAGTGACGGACTCAGACTTTGGGGGTTCAGTCCCGCTCTGCGGAGTGACGGACTCAGATTTTGGGGGTTCAGTCCCTCTTTGCGGAGTGACGGAATCAGATTTTGGGGGTTCAGTTGCTCTTTGTGGAGTGATGGACTCAGATTTTGGGGGTTCAGTCCCGCTCTGCAGAGTGACGGACTCAGACTTTAGGGGTTCAGTCCCGCTCTGCGGAGTGACAGACTCAGACATTGGGGGTTCAGTTGCTTCCTGCGGAGTGATGGACTCAGATTTTGGGGGTTCAGTTGCTTCCTGCGGAGTGACGGACTCAGACTTTGGGGGTTCAGTCCCGCTCTGCGGAGTGACGGACTCAGATTTTGGGGGTTCAGTCCCTCTTTGCGGAGTGACGGAATCAGATTTTGGGGGTTCAGTTGCTCTTTGTGGAGTGACGGACTCAGATTTTGGGGGTTCAGTCCCGCTCTGCGGAGTGACGGGCTCAGACTTTGGGGGTTCAGTCCCGCTCTGCGGAGTGACAGACTCAGATTTTGGGGGTTCAGTCCCTCTTTGCGGAGTGACGGAATCAGATTTTGGGGGTTCAGTGGCTCTTTGTGGAGTGACGGACTCAGATTTTGGGGGTTCAGTCCCGCTCTGCTGAGTGACAGACTCAGATTTTGGGGGTTCAGTCCCGCTCTGCGGAGTGACAGACTCAGATTTTGGGGGTTCAGTCCCTCTTTGCGGAGTGACGGAATCAGATTTTGGGGGTTCAGTCCCGCTCTGCGGAGTGACGGACTCAGACTTTGGGGGTTCAGTCCCGCTCTGTGGAGTGACGGACTCAGATTTTGGGGGTTCAGTTGCTGTGTGGGGAGTGACGGACACAGATTTTGGGAGTTCAGTCCCGCTCTGCGGAGTGACGGACTCAGATTTTGGGGGTTCAGTTGCTGTTCGCGGAGTGACGGACTCAGATTTTGGGGGTTCAGTTGCTTCCTGCGGAGTGACGGGCTCAGATTTTGGGGGTCCAGTTGTTTCCTGTGGAGTGACGGACTCAGACTTTGGGGGTTCCGTCCCGCTCTGTGGAGCGACGGACTCAGATTTTGGGGGTTCAGTCCCACTCTGCGGAGTGACGGACTCAGATTTTGGGGGTTCAGTAGCTCTTTGCGGAGTGACGGAATCAGATTTTGGGGGTTCAGTCACGCTCTGCTGAGTGACAGACTCAGATTTTGGGGGTTCAGTTGCTCTTTGCGGAGTGACAGACTCAGACTTTAGGGGTACAGTTGCTCTCTCCGGAGTGACAGACTCAGACTTTAGGGGTTCAGTCCCGCTCTGTGGAGTGACGGACTCAGATTTTGGGGGTTCAGTCCCGCTCTGCTGAGTGACAGACTCAGATTTTGGGGGTTCAGTTGCTCTTTGCGGAGTGACAGACTCAGACTTTAGGGGTTCAGTCCCGCTCTGTGGAGTGACAGACTCAGACTTTAGGGGTTCAGTCCCGCTCTGTGGAGTGACGGACTCAGATTTTGGGGGTTCAGTCCCACTCTGCGGAGTGACGGACTCAGATTTTGGGGGTTCAGTAGCTCTTTGCGGAGTGACGGACTCAGATTTTGGGGGTTCAGACCCGCTCTGCAGAGTGACAGACTCAGATTTTAGGGGTTCAGTCCCGCTCTGCGGAGTGACGGACTCAGATTTTGGGGGTTCAGTTGCTCTTTGCGGAGTGACGGACTCAGATTTTGGGGGTTCAGTCCCGCTCTGCGGAGTGACAGACTCTGATTTTGGGGGTTCAGTTGCTCTTTGCGGAGTGACAGACTCAGACTTTAGGGGTACAGTTGCTCTCTCCGGAGTGACGGACTCAGACTTTGGGAGTTCAGTCCCGCTCTGCGGAGTGACAGACTCAGATTTTGGGGGTTCAGTTGCTCTTTGCGGAGTGACGGACTCAGATTTTGGGGGTTCAGTCCCGCTCTGCGGAGTGACGGACTCAGATTTTGGGGGTTCAGTTGCTCTTTGCGGAGTGACGGACTCAGATTTTGGGGGTTCAGTCCCGCTCTGCTGAGTGACAGACACAGATTTTGGGGGTTCAGTTGCTCTTTGCGGAGTGACAGACTCAGACTTTAGGGGTACAGGTGCTCTTTCCGGAGTGACGGACTCAGACTTTGGGAGTTCAGTCCCGCTCTGCGGAGTGACGGACTCAGATTTTGGGGGTTCAGTTGCTGTGTGGGGAGTGACGGACTCAGATTTTGGGGGTTCAGTTGCTGTGTGGGGAGTGACGGACTCAGAATTTGGGGGTTCAGTTGCTTCCATCGAAGTGACGGATTCAGACTTTGGGGGTTCAGTTGCTCTTTGCGGAGTGACGGACTCAGAATTTGGGGGTTCAGTTGCTTCCATCGGAGTGACGGACTCAGACTTTGGGGCTTCAGTTGCTTCCTGCTGAGTGACAGACTCAGACTTTGGGGTTTCAGTTGCTTCCTGCGGAGTGACAGACTCAGACTTCGAGGGTTCAGTCTCGTTCTGCGGAGTGACGGACTCAGACTTTCGAGGGTTCAGTCTCGTCCTGCTGAGTGACGGACTCAGACTTCGAGGGTCCAGCCCCTCTTTGCGGAGTGACGGACTCAGACTTTGCGGGTTCAGTCCCGTTCTGCGGAGTGACGGTCTGAGGACTCGGCAGTTGCCTCATCGAAGGGACGGTTTCTGGTCCTTGGGGTGCGGATGTAGAGGGAGCACGCGCAGCTGCCTGGCAGCTCACTGACGTCCCCATGTGCTTTGTTAGCACCTTTGGGGTGATGAGAAGCTGGCCAGCGCTGCTCCCCAAGATGCCCCAGTGGTCCGCCCCAGATGGATGGATGCTGCTGAAGGCCATGGTGAGCGTGCTTTTACCCGCGAGTCTCTTGTACTTGCGGGGACGTCTAGGGGACGTTTCCTGGTGCAGGGGGGCAACACACATGACCTGGGGGGGCACCTCTAGGAGACTGAATTCCAGTAGCCTTCCGATTGCTTTGTACGGCCGTTTGGGCTTAATGTATTTACGTGGGGCCTTCGCCAGAGATTCGGGGTGCTCGGGTCTAGCGTGAAAGGGCACAGCCTCCACGACCTCTTGCGGTTCAGCCTTGGCTTCTGGGAGTTTGACCTCCTGACCTCGTGGTTCTAGCAGGGTGCGAAGGTCAACTGGAGGTTGCGTCTCGTCCACCTCGGCATCATCGGCGATCTCTGCACAGGGCGGGGGCGAggtggggattggtggagggggggaattggggggggggggggtgaaggggagcaGGGTGGGAATCAAAGCATTACTGATTAGAACATAAAAGGCTTCAATCTTTCACCCAATCATCGCACAGTTTGTGCCCCCAAAGTTGCCAGCAGACCGAAATTTCtatcacaccaccagaaggatgtggaggctttggagagggtgcagaggagggtttaccaggaggttgcccggtctggagaggctgaatagactcggactgttttcattcgaaagacagaggttgaggggcgacctgataagaggtcgacaagattatgaggggcatggacagagtggatgggcaggcagtcatttcccagggtggaggggtcagtcaccagggggcagaggtttaaggtgaggttTGTGTGTGGGACTACGTCGGTAGCACCCCTTTCAAAGAAGATTAAACGCCAGGCTCGTGACAGCGGTGGCAAAACCGCAGGACCTGGTCAGACACGGCAGCTTAACGCCAAGCAGGTTTGAGACAGCTTCACAGAGTGCCAAGTCTAGTTGAGTGgtccctcatggacagtgaccccagtAAGAGACTTAACAGCACACGATTGCTTCAAATGCCGAAAGGGAAAGTTCAAACATCGGGCACACAACCGAAAAGCTGAGAAAAGCCACCGATCCTAGAATTACGCAACC
The sequence above is drawn from the Scyliorhinus canicula chromosome 31, sScyCan1.1, whole genome shotgun sequence genome and encodes:
- the LOC119958988 gene encoding neurofilament heavy polypeptide-like → MEATEPPNSESVTPQRATEPPKSESVTSMEATEPPNSESVTPHTATEPPKSESVTPHTATEPPKSESVTPQSGTELPKSESVTPERAPVPLKSESVTPQRATEPPKSVSVTQQSGTEPPKSESVTPQRATEPPKSESVTPQSGTEPPKSESVTPQRATEPPKSESVTPQSGTELPKSESVTPERATVPLKSESVTPQRATEPPKSESVTPQSGTEPPKSESVTPQRATEPPKSESVTPQSGTEPLKSESVTLQSGSEPPKSESVTPQRATEPPKSESVTPQSGTEPPKSESVTPQSGTEPLKSESVTPQSGTEPLKSESVTPQRATEPPKSESVTQQSGTEPPKSESVTPQSGTEPLKSESVTPERATVPLKSESVTPQRATEPPKSESVTQQSVTEPPKSDSVTPQRATEPPKSESVTPQSGTEPPKSESVAPQSGTEPPKSESVTPQETTGPPKSEPVTPQEATEPPKSESVTPRTATEPPKSESVTPQSGTELPKSVSVTPHTATEPPKSESVTPQSGTEPPKSESVTPQSGTEPPKSDSVTPQRGTEPPKSESVTPQSGTEPPKSESVTQQSGTEPPKSESVTPQRATEPPKSDSVTPQRGTEPPKSESVTPQSGTEPPKSEPVTPQSGTEPPKSESVTPQRATEPPKSDSVTPQRGTEPPKSESVTPQSGTEPPKSESVTPQEATEPPKSESITPQEATEPPMSESVTPQSGTEPLKSESVTLQSGTEPPKSESITPQRATEPPKSDSVTPQRGTEPPKSESVTPQSGTEPPKSESVTPQEATEPPKSESVTPQEATVPQHFEPQVSEPKELSPRQFEFREFASRESELQEHESQEPATEQPEPQESDFREFPPQEFSPWLYQFWECRPPRPESQKIEFKEFEFQEFQDSGYKNADPKESEIQESESQASASVQSKLKESELQESGPQGTESQKSETQESALKDSESKESNPKESELQESASQLSESKTSEPRKSEGQESGITEFQESALKDSGSQESEGQDSERQDTESQGTQPQDSELEESEPRDSENEETDVQGSDDEEYGPRESELEIYEPDDSESAESDPPASVAVTPVGAEETLILELPPLMEAPEPQDSDGDPEGGAASPQETGPPELGSATAQEAAGAPKSESINPTGEAELRHSGSVTPPGATERQGSRSGEELDPKGLSGPVQGGQLIPYV